From a region of the Kwoniella mangroviensis CBS 8507 chromosome 1 map unlocalized Ctg01, whole genome shotgun sequence genome:
- a CDS encoding methylmalonate-semialdehyde dehydrogenase (acylating), which produces MIRTVRQTTIPIHTLRLTRSYASPALASSPSSSSKSGLSPLAATAAKEVSDKWRGTSAVGGNTKNFIGGEFKESKAEKWLDVNDPSTQTLLTKVPETTASEFTEAVDAASQAFKTWGKTSVMRRQRVMFELQHLIRQHSSDIAKSIVLEQGKTFADALGDVGRGLQVVESATAITNTLLGDKLEVSADMDTFSRRLPLGVTAAITPFNFPAMIVLWSAALAAVTGNTLIVKPSERDPGATMIIAELCERAGIPPGVINVVHGSAPTVNRICDDPAIKAISFVGGDKAGEHIYNRATPLGKRVQANLGAKNHCVIMPDANKNLSLNAVAGAAFGAAGQRCMALSVAIFVGTARQWIPELLERAQALKVSGGFEENTDLGPVISPQAKAKIENYIASVEKEGGKILLDGRGLTVPEYPNGNFVGPTVVEATVDMTAYKNEIFGPVLTIVSADTLDDAIEIINQNKYGNGASIFTNSGSTARKFELEAEPGQIGVNVAVPVPLPMFNWSGNKGSFKGDIPFYGKSGIDFYTYRKTTTSLWPAADAVGNRASVHMPQIH; this is translated from the exons ATGATCCGAACAGTCCGTCAAACCACCATACCCATCCACACCCTCCGACTCACCCGTTCATACGCTTCTCCAGCTCTCgcctcttccccctcttcctcctcgaaaAGCGGTCTATCGCCGCTCGCCGCAACTGCTGCTAAAGAAGTATCAGACAAATGGAGAGGTACTTCTGCTGTTGGGGGAAATACCAAGAACTTCATTGGAGGGGAATTTAAAGAGAGTAAAGCTGAGAAATGGTTGGATGTGAATGATCCT TCCACCCAAACCCTCCTTACCAAAGTTCCCGAAACCACCGCATCAGAGTTCACAGAAGCTGTCGACGCCGCTTCTCAAGCATTCAAAACTTGGGGTAAAACCAGTGTGATGAGAAGACAGAGGGTCATGTTTGA GCTCCAGCACCTTATCAGACAACACTCATCCGACATTGCCAAATCCATTGTCCTCGAACAAGGCAAAACTTTTGCCGACGCTTTGGGAGATGTAGGAAGGGGTCTGCAGGTGGTTGAATCAGCTACTGCTATCACCAATACATTGTTAGGTGATAAGTTGGAAGTCTCAGCGGATATGGATACATTCTCTAGGAGATTACCTTTGGGTGTCACTGCTGCGATTACACCTTTCAACTTCCCCGCTATGATTGTTCTCTGGAGTGCGGCTTTGGCTGCTGTTACTG GTAACACTCTTATTGTCAAACCTTCCGAGAGAGATCCAGGAGCTACCATGATCATTGCGGAGTTGTGTGAGAGAGCTGGTATACCACCTGGAGTGATCAATGT CGTTCACGGTTCTGCACCTACTGTCAATAGAATCTGCGACGAtccagctatcaaagctatcTCGTTTGTTGGCGGTGATAAAGCAGGTGAACATATCTACAATAG AGCTACTCCACTTGGAAAGAGGGTTCAAGCTAATTTAGGTGCTAAGAACCACTGTGTGATCATGCCTGATG CGAACAAGAACCTCTCACTCAACGCTGTGGCTGGTGCTGCGTTCGGTGCTGCCGGTCAGAGATGTATGGCACTTTCTGTTG CGATCTTCGTCGGTACGGCCAGGCAATGGATTCCCGAGTTGCTGGAGAGGGCGCAAGCATTGAAAGTTTCAGGTGGTTTTGAAGAAAATACTGATCT CGGACCAGTCATTTCCCCACAAGCTAAAGCCAAGATCGAAAATTACATCGCGTCTGTGGAGAAGGAAGGCGGAAAGATCTTACTTGATGGAAGAGGGTTGACTGTTCCTGAATATCCTAATGGAAACTTCGTTGGGCCGACTGTCGTTGAAGCAACTGTCGATATGACTGCTTACAA AAACGAGATCTTCGGTCCTGTGTTGACTATCGTCTCAGCCGATACGCTTGATGATGCCATTGAGATCATCAACCAGAACAAATA CGGAAACGGTgcatccatcttcaccaactcTGGATCAACAGCTAGGAAATTCGAACTTGAAGCTGAACCTGGACAAATCGGAGTGAATGTTGCTGTCCCT GTCCCCCTCCCAATGTTCAACTGGTCAGGAAACAAGGGTTCtttcaaaggtgatataccCTTCTACGGTAAATCCGGTATCGACTTCTACACTTATCGAAAGACTACTACTTCACTATGGCCAGCCGCGGACGCTGTTGGTAATAGG GCAAGTGTACACATGCCTCAAATCCATTAA